Within Streptomyces sp. SS1-1, the genomic segment GGGGCGGGCCGGCCATCAGCGTGTCCTGGCTGTACGGGGGCTCCTGGCCGTGGGTGACCAGGGCGCGGTCGCGGCCGTACGCCAGGGAGACGGTGACCGGGGTGGGCCAGCCGCTCGCCGTGCGGGACAGCGAGAGGTCGACGCCCTCCTGGCCGGCGAGGACGTCCCGGCAGTACGCGCCGTACAGGTCGTCGCCGAGGACGGTGGCGAGCGAGGTGCGCAGGCCGAGGCGGGCGGCGGCGACCGCGAGGTTGGCGATGCCGCCGGGGCCGCAGCCCATGCCGTCCGTCCAGATCTCCTCGCCGGGGGTGGGCGGTCCGCCGAGCCCGGTGAGGACGAGGTCGTAGAAGAGCAGCCCGGTCAGCAGCACATCGGGCCGGTCGTCGTCCACGGGTGCGTCCTCTCGCTCGGGTCCCGCCGGAGATCGTCAGAACTCTTCACTTCGGTGACCGGAATCGTGCGCCGCCCGACGGGATTGGTCAATACCCGAGCAGAAATGAGCATGGCGATGATTGAAAATGACGAGTAGTGTTCACGGCGTGCTGGCAGAACGACGACACCAACTCATCCTGCGGGCCCTGCGCTCCGGCGGGCCCGCGGCCGTCACCGACCTCTCCGAGCAGCTGGGCGTCAGCCCCGCCACGATCAGGCGCGACCTGGTCAAGCTGGAGGAGGACGGACTCCTCACCCGGGTGCACGGCGGCGCCGTGGCCGACGAGGGCGACCAGCCCTTCGCCGAGGTCGCCGGGGTACGGGTGCCCGAGAAGGACGCCATAGCGGCGTACGCCGCCGCGCTGGTCGAGGACGGCCAGTCGGTGCTGCTGGACATCGGCACCACGGCCTTCAGGCTGGCCCGGCAGCTGCACGGCCGCCGGCTCACCGTGATCACCAGCAACCTGGTGGTCTACGAGGAACTCGCCGACGACGAGGGCATCGAACTGGTGCTGCTCGGCGGCATGGTGCGCCGCGAGTACCGCTCCCTGGTCGGCTTCCTCACCGAGGACAACCTGCGCCAGCTGCACGCCGACTGGGTCTTCCTCGGCACCAGCGGAGTGCGGCCGGGCGGGCAGGTGATGGACACGACGGTCGTCGAGGTACCGGTGAAACGGGCCATGATCAAGGCCGGCGCCAAGGTCGTCCTGCTCGCGGACGCGGCGAAGTTCCCCGGCCACGGCATGGCCAAGGTGTGCGGTCCCGAGGACCTGGACGTGGTGGTGACGAACGCGCCGGTCGACACGGCGACACGGACCTCCTTCGAGGAGGCCGGCGTCGAGGTCGTCGTGGCGGGAAAGGTGCAGACGTGAGGCTGACGATTCTCGGCGGCGGAGGATTCCGCGTACCGCTCGTGTACGGCGCGCTCCTGACGGACCACGCCGAGGGCCGGGTGACCCGGGTCGTGCTGCACGACCTGGACGCCGGCCGGCTCGACGCCGTGACCCGGGTGCTCGCCGAGCAGGCCGCCGGGGTGCCCGACGCCCCCGAGGTCACCGCCACCACCGACCTCGACGAGGCCCTGCGCGGCGCCGACTTCGTGTTCTCCGCGATCCGCGTCGGCGGCCTCCAGGGCCGGGCCGACGACGAACGGGTCGCGCTCGCCGAGGGCGTCCTCGGCCAGGAGACCGTCGGCGCGGGCGGCATCGCCTACGGCCTGCGCACCGTGCCGGTCGCCGAGGACATCGCCCGCCGCGTCGCCCGGCTCGCCCCCGACGCCTGGGTCATCAACTTCACCAACCCCGCCGGACTGGTCACCGAGGCCATGTCCCGCCACCTCGGCGACCGCGTCATCGGCATCTGCGACTCACCGGTCGGCCTCGGCCGCCGTATCGCCCGCGTGCTCGGGGTGAACAACCCCGCCGAGGCGTGGATCGACTACGTCGGCCTCAACCACCTCGGCTGGGTCCGCGGCCTGCGCGTGGCCGGGCGGGACGAACTCCCGCGGCTGCTCGCCGACCCCGAACTGCTCGGCTCCTTCGAGGAGGGCAAGCTGTTCGGCACCGACTGGCTGCGCTCCCTCGGCGCCATCCCCAACGAGTACCTGCACTACTACTACTTCAACCGGGAGGCCGTACGCGCCTACCAGGAGGCCGAGCGCACCCGCGGCGCCTTCCTGCGCGACCAGCAGGCCGGCTTCTACGACCGGCTGCGCGACCCGGACGCCCCCGCCCTGGAGATCTGGGACCGCACCCGCGCCGAGCGCGAGGCCACCTACATGTCCGAGAACCGGGAGACCGCCGGCGCCGGCGAACGCGACGCCGACGACCTGTCCGGCGGCTACGAGAAGGTGGCGCTGGCGCTGATGCGGGCCATCGCCCGCGACGAACGCACCACCCTGATCCTCAACGTCCGCAACCGGCACACCCTGTCGGTGCTCGACACCGACGCCGTCATCGAGGTGCCCTGCCTGGTCGACGCCAACGGCGCCCACCCGGTCGCCGTCGCCCCGCTGCCCGACCACGCCACCGGGCTCGTCTGCTCGGTCAAGGCCGTCGAACGCGAGGTGCTGGCCGCCGCCGAGTCCGGCTCGCGCACCACCGCCGTCAAGGCGTTCGCGCTGCATCCGCTGGTCGACTCGGTCGGCGTGGCCCGCCGGCTGGTCGAGGGCTACACCTCCGTCCACCCCGGTCTCGCCTACCTCACCTGACACCCCCGCTCTCTGCCTCCCTGGAGACCCCGATGCACGACGAACGCCGCCGGATCGAGGAGCGCGTCGAGCGCGTCCACACCCAGCGCGTCAAGCCCGCGATCTACGCCGCCACCGTCCCGTTCGAGGTCGAGGCCTGGCAGGCCCCGGGCGAGCCGGTCCCCTTCGAGGAGGCGGCGGCCGCCCCCTACACGCCCTTCGCGACGGGCACCCCGTGGGGCCCGCCGTGGGGCACCACCTGGTTCCGGATGCGCGGGCAGGTGCCCGCCGAGTGGGCCGGGCGGCGCGTCGAGGCGGTCATCGACCTCGGCTTCGTCGGCGACTGGCCCGGCAACCAGGCCGAGGGCCTCGTGCACCTCGCCGACGGCCGCCCCCTGAAGGCCGTCAACCCGCTCAACCAGTACGTGCCCGTCGGCAACCCCGTGGCGGGCGGCGAGGACGTCCACTACCTGGTCGAGGCCGCCTCCAACCCGGACATCCTGGCCGACGGCTTCGCCCACCCCACCCCGCTCGGCGACGTCCTCACCGCCGGCGACCGGCCGCTCTACACCTTCCGGCGCGCCGACCTCGCCGTCCTCGACGAGGAGGTCTGGCACCTCGACCTCGACCTCGCGGTGCTGCGCGAACTCATGGTGCACCTCGGCGAGCACGAGCCGCGCCGGCACGAGATCCTGCACGCCCTCGACCGCGCCATGGACACCCTCGACCTCGACGACGTCTCCGGCAGCGCCCCCGCCGTCCGCGAAGTGCTCGCGCCCGTCCTCGCCAAGCCCGCCCACGCCAGCGCGCACACCATCTCCGGCGTCGGGCACGCCCACATCGACTCCGCCTGGCTCTGGCCCATCCGCGAGACCAAGCGCAAGACGTCCCGCACCTTCTCCAACGTCACGTCGCTGGCCGACGAGTACGAGGAGTTCGTCTTCGCCTGCTCGCAGGCCCAGCAGTACGAGTGGGTGCGCGACCACTACCCGCACGTGTGGGCCCGGATCCAGGAGTCGGTGAAGAAGGGGCAGTGGGCGCCGGTCGGCGGCATGTGGGTCGAGGCCGACGGCAACCTGCCCGGCGGCGAGGCGCTCGCCCGCCAGCTGATCCACGGCAAGCGGTTCTTCATCGAGCACTTCGGCGTCGAGACCAAGGGCGTCTGGCTGCCGGACTCCTTCGGCTACACCGCCGCCTACCCGCAGCTCGCCAAGCTCGCCGGCAACGAGTGGTTCCTCACCCAGAAGATCTCCTGGAACCAGACGAACAAGTTCCCCCACCACACCTTCTGGTGGGAGGGCATCGACGGCACCCGCATCTTCACGCACTTCCCGCCCGTCGACACCTACAACGCCTGCTTCAGCGGCGAGGAGATGGACCGCGCCGTCCGCAACTACCAGGAGAAGGGCGGCGGTACGCGCTCCCTCGCCCCGTTCGGCTGGGGCGACGGCGGCGGCGGCCCCACCCGCGAGATCATGGAACGCGCCCGCCGGCTCGCCGACCTGGAGGGCTCACCGAAGGTCGTCGTCGAGCACCCGGACGCGTTCTTCGCCAAGGCCCGCGCCGAGTACGAGGACGCCCCCGTCTGGAACGGCGAGCTCTACCTGGAGCTGCACCGCGCCACCTACACCTCCCAGGCCCGCACCAAGCAGGGCAACCGGCGCAGCGAACACCTGCTGCGCGAGGCCGAGTTGTGGGCGACGACGGCCGCGCTCCACGCGCCGGGCTACACCTACCCGTACGAGAGGCTGGACCGGCTGTGGAAGACGGTCCTGCTGCACCAGTTCCACGACATCCTGCCGGGCTCCTCGATCGCCTGGGTGCACCGCGAGGCCGAGGCCGAGTACGCCCGGGTCGCCCGCGAGCTGGAGGAGCTGACCGCCGAGGCGGTGGCCGCGCTCGGCGGCGGAGGGGCCCGCGTCTTCAACACCAGCCCGTTCGACCGTACCGAGGTCGTCCGCACCCCCGACGGCACCCCCGCCTACGTCACCGTCCCCGCGAACGGCAGCGCGCCCCTCGCCGCCACCGAGCCCGAGGCACCCGTCACCGTCTCCGGACGCGTCCTCGACAACGGACTGGTCCGCGTCGAGGTCGCCGAGGACGGCACTATGGCCTCGGTGTTCGACCTGCGGGCGAACCGCGAGGTGCTCGCCGGCGCCGGCAACCTGCTGCGCCTGCACACCGACCTGCCCAACTACTGGGACGCCTGGGACATCGACAAGCACTACCGCAACCGCTACCGCGAGCTGCGCGACACCGAGTCGGTCACCGTCGTCGAGGACGGCCCGCTCGTCGCCGCGATCCGGGTCACCCGCGCCTTCGGCCAGGGCTCCACGATCACCCAGACGATCACGCTGCGGGCCGGCAGCCCCCGGATCGACTTCGCCACCGAGATCGACTGGCACGAGGCCGAGAAGATCCTCAAGGCCGGCTTCCCGGTGGACATCCGCGCCCCGCACTCGTCGGCCGAGATCCAGTTCGGGCACGTCCAGCGCCCCACCCACACCAACACCACCTGGGAGGCGGCCCGTTTCGAGGTCTCGGGGCACCGCTGGGTGCACCTGGCCGAGCCCGGCTACGGAGTCGCCGTCGTCAACGACTCCACGTACGGCCACGATGTGACCCGCACGGTCCGCGAGGACGGCGGCACGACGACCCGGGTCGGCCTCAGCCTGGTCCGCGCCCCCCGCGTCCCCGACCCCGAGGCCGACCAGGGCACCCACCGGCTCACCTACGCGCTGCTGCCCGGCGCGAGCATCGAGGACGCCGTCGCCGAGGGCTACGCCCTCAATCTGCCGCTGCGGGTGGCCGACGCCGCGGGCGCACCCGCGCCCGTCGTGTCCGTCGACGGCGACGGGGTGACGGTCGAGGCCGTCAAGCTGGCCGACGACCGCTCCGGCGACGTCGTCGTACGCCTCTACGAGTCCCGGGGCGGACGGGCGCGGGCCGTGCTGCGCACCGGGTTCCCGCTGGCCGGTGCCGAGATCACCGACCTGCTGGAACGGCCGCTGGAACCGGTCGCCGTGGACGGCGGGGTGCCGGTCTCGCTGCGCCCCTTCCAGGTGCTGACCCTGCGTCTGCGGCGCGCCGCGGGGAGCTGAGAACACGCCTTCGGGCCGGCCGGCCGCCACCCCCGTGACAGCGCCGGCCGGCCCGAAGCCCCCGTGCCCCCCGTAGGTCCCCCGTGCTTCCCCCCGTACGGACCCCCCGTTCGCCTTGCTCAGTGTCATGAGCGCGCGGGGGGCCGTCTGATACACCCACGCCGGAAGATTTTTTCCCCGGCGTGGGCGATCGGCGTGGGTGGTGGCTCGGGTGGGGGTGGACTCAGCCGGTGAAGCCGGCCGTGATGGACGTGAACTGCCAGGTGTTCTGGCTGATTCCGGAGCAGTTGCTCGTCACTCCGCCGCCCGCGCAGGGCCGGTCGCGGTTGACCGACCAGAAGGCCAGCCGGGCGATGTGCCGGGAGTTCGCCCAGTCCCGGATCTGCGTCCAGGTCCCGGGCGAGGTGAGCTCCTGCTGGTCGGAGAGGCCGTTCATGCCGGAGATGCCGAGGTGCGCGTAGGCGGTGGCGTCGTCCCAGCCGAACGTCGACCTCAGCTTGGTCTTCAGGCCCTCGGCCGCGCTCACGGTGCTGCCGTACATGTCGGCGCCGCCGCCGAAGTCGAACGGCATGATCGTGAAGACGTCGATGCCCGCGTTCAGCGCCTTGGCCTGCTCGATCAGCCGGTTGCCCCAGTAGGTCGGCCCGGTGGTGGAGGTGCCGAAGGTGATGATCGTCCGCAGACCCGGGTTGTTCGCCTTGACGATCTTCAGGGCGTTCAGGATCCGGTCCTGCACGGTCGCGTTCTCGAACTCGTCGGTGTTCTCGATGTCGACGTCGATCGCCTTCAGCCCGTAGGCGTCGATGACCTTCTGGTACGCGCCCGCCAGCGCCTCGGCGGTCGAGCAGTTCGGCCCGAGCTTGTTGCCGCTCCAGCCGCCGATCGACGGGACGACGTCACCGCCGGCGGCCCGGATGGAGTTGATGACGCTCTGGTCGTTGCCGCCGGTCAGCGCCCGCTGCCCGTCCCAGGAGGGGTTGCAGCCGCCGGAGGACAGGATGAACGCCAGGGTGTACCACTTGATCCCGGTCGCGCTCATCACCGAGGTGGCGCTCGGCGGATCGCCCCAGCCGAGGTACAGATAGGGCGCGGCCTGCTTGAAGCCGGTGCCGCCCCCGCCGCCCGAATCGGTCGTGACCGAGACGGAGTTGGAGGCCGCGGAGACGTTCCCGGCCGCGTCCCGTGCCTTCACCGTGAACGTGTAGGCGGTGCTGGGCGACAGGCCGCCGACCGTGGCGCTCGTCCCGGATACGCTGAGCACCTGGGTCGAGCCGCGGAACACGTCGTAGCCGGTCACGCCGACGTTGTCGGTCGAGGCGTTCCAGGCCAGCGACACACTCGTCGAGGACTTGCCGGTGGAGCGCAGATTGCCGGGGGCGCTCGGCGCCTGCCCGTCCGAGCCGCCGCCTCCGGGCCCGTCGAGGCTGATGTCGTCGGCCTGGTAGGTGCCCTGCCCGTACCAGCCGTGCAGATACACCGTGGCGCTGGTCTGCGAGGCGCCGGTCGTGAAGGTGAGCGACAGCTTGGCGTACGCCGACGGCGACGACGTCCAGGTGGAGGCACCGCCGTCCACGCCGAGGTAGACGTAGGAGCCGCGCACCCAGCCGCTGAGGGAGTACGTCGTGTTCGGCTGCACGGCGACGCTCTGCGAGCAGCGGGCGTTGTCGCTCGCGCTCGCCGCCCCGGACAGCGCCTTGGAGCCGCCGTGCACGGGTGAGGAGACGACGGAGCCGAGGTTGCCGGTGCAGGACCACGGGGAGAGTCCGCCCGACTCGAAGCCGGGGTTGGCCAGGACGTTGGCCGCGTGAGCGGTGCCGGGCAGGGCGACGGCCCCGGCGACCGCGAGGGCCGCCGTGCCGACGAGGGCGAGGAAACGGCGTCTGAGCCGTGCGAGAGGTCGGTTGCGCACGTCATCTCCCTGAAGAGAGTGGGGTGTTCGGGAGTGCACAGATGCTGAGAGGTGCGCTGACCAAGTTGGTATGGACCAATTCACCTGTCAAGGACTGCCGCAGGGATTGGTCCATACCGATGGTGTACGGGGGAGGCGGTGCCGCTGCCGCCGGTCTCCTACAGGGGCAGGGCCGCACCGGTCCCGACCGAGCCGGACTGTGCCGGTGCGGGCACCGCCGGGAGCAGGGGCGTCTCCGGCTCGTTGCGCTGCTGCGGGATCGACACCGGGCGCAGCGGACGCGGACCCGCGACCACCGTGTAGTCCTGCCCCAGGAACGGCGGGGTGACGACGCCCGGGTCCTCGCCGAGCGCCAGCCGCACGGCGAGCCACGGCACGTTCACCCCGCACAGCGACAGCTGGTGCAGACCGCCCGCCGGACGGGTGTTGACGTCCATCAGGACCGGGGTGTCGCCGAACATCCGGAACTGGATGTTGGACAGGTGGTGCAGCCCGAAGCCCTCCGCGACCAGCCGCGCCGGCTCCAGCCACTGCTCCTGGAGCGTGAACCCGCGCCGGCGCCCGTTCTTGACCCGGCCGATCGCCAGCCGCACCCGGTTGTCCGGGCCGGTGAGGCAGTCCACCGACACCTCCGGCTGCTCCAGGCGCGGCATCACCAGCCAGTCCACCGGCTCCTCGGTCCGCCGCAGCGCGTCCAGGACCAGGTCGAGCTGGACGTAGGGCGACGGGAAGCCGCTGAGGTGCGTCAGCGAGAACGGCGAGCGGGTGATCATCCGGAAGCCGACCCCGCCCGCGCCGGACGCCGGCTTGAAGCACGCCCGGTGTCCACCCGCCTCCAACTCCTCGACGGCGGCGAGCAGTTCGTCCGCGTCACGGACCCGGAACCACGGCGGCACCGGCACACCGATCGCCTGCACGGCCTCGTACGCGATCACCTTGTCCTGGAAGACGGCCACGGCCTCGGGCGGCGGCGCCAGCAGCGCCGTACCGGCCGCCTCGAACTCCGCGCGGTGCGCGACGATCGCCGCCTGGTGCAGCCGGGGCACGAAGACGTCGATCCCGCGGCGCCGGCACTGCGCGAGGGCGTACTCCACGTACCCGGCGGGGGACAGGCCCTCGGGCTCCAGCTCCGCCGTGTCGGCGGCGGCCAGCACGGGGGAGTCGGCGTCCCCGTGCGTCGCATGGATCTCCACCGCCCGGTCGCTGGGATTTCTGCGGAGCTGATCCATGAAGAACACGTTCTCCGCGTACGTGCGGTTGAGCCAGACGCGTACGCGAGAGACCATGCAGGGCCGTCCTTTCGGGGGTTCGCGGGCACGGCGAAGCAGCCCGTGCCCGGGCAGGGGAGGTTGGAGGTACACCGAACCGCCCCTGGCGAAGGGGTTCGAGGCGGTGGTGTCGGGGCGATCATACGACTTTCAAAGGGTGCCGCGTGCAACGTACGTGTTACGGATTTCCCCGCCCCGCACCCGAGCGGGAGCGGGGCGGACGGCCCGCCCTTGTGGCGGGTGCACGCCCTGTGTTCTCGTGGTGTCCTTCGGGTGATCGGGAGGGGCGAGGGTGACGTCGACGGCCGCGCGGACCGGGCGGCTGCTGGCCGTCAGCGACCTGCACATCGGGTACGACGAGAACCGCGCCCTCGTGGAGGCGATGCGCCCCGGCTCCGACGACGACTGGCTGCTCGTGGCCGGTGACGTGGCCGAGACCGTCGCCGACGTCACGTGGGCGCTCAAGACCCTCGCCGGCCGCTTCCGCCAGGTCGTCTGGGTCCCCGGCAACCACGAGCTGTGGACCCACCCCAAGGACTCCGTCACCCTGCGCGGCGCCGCCCGCTACGACCATCTGGTCGAGGTGTGCCGGGACCTCGGCGTGCTCACCCCTGAGGATCCCTACCCCGTGTGGGACGGCCCCGGCGGCCCGGTCGCCGTCGCCCCGCTCTTCCTCCTCTACGACTACTCCTTCCTCCCCGCGGGCTGCGCCACCAAGGAGGAGGGCCTCACATACGCGCACGGGACCGGCGTCGTCTGCACCGACGAGTACCTGCTGCACCCCGACCCGTACCCGACCCGCGACGCCTGGTGCGCGGCCCGGGTCGCCGCCACCGAGCGCCGGCTCGCCGCCCTCCCCGAGGACCTGCCCACCGTCCTCGTCAACCACTGGCCGCTGCACCGGCACCCGACCGACGTGCTCTGGTACCCCGAGTTCGCGATGTGGTGCGGCACCGCCCTGACCGACGACTGGCACCGCCGCTTCCGCGTCGAGGCCATGGTGTACGGCCACCTCCACATCCCGCGGACCACCTGGCACGAAGGCGTCCGCTTCGAGGAGGTCTCCGTCGGCTACCCCCGCGAATGGCGCCGGCGCCCGGAACCCCCGGGCCGCCTGCGGAACGTGCTGCCCCACGACACCACGAAGGACACCGCCCGTTGATCGAGGACCTGCTGCCACCGGCCACCGTGAGCGTCGAGGCGTACGGCGACGAGGAGCACCCGCCGCTCTTCCCCGAGGAGGAGGCGGTCGTGGCCCGGGCGGTGCCCAAGCGGCGCCGCGAGTTCGCCGCCGTACGCGGCTGCGCGCGCCGCGCCATGGAGAAGCTCGGGGTGCCCCCGCGGGCCGTGCTGCCGGGCGAGCGCGGCGCCCCCGGCTGGCCGCCCGGCCTGATCGGCAGCATGACCCACTGCGACGGGTACGCCGCCGCCGCGCTGGCCCGCGCCGGCGACCTGGCGTCGCTCGGCATCGACGCGGAGACCCACGAGCCGCTCCCGGACGGGGTGCTGGACGCCGTCGCGCTGCCCGCCGAGGCGGAGCGGCTGCGGCTGCTGGCGGCCACACACCCCTCGGTCCACTGGGACCGGCTCCTGTTCAGCGCCAAGGAGTCCGTCTACAAGGCGTGGTTCCCCCTCACCGGGAAGTGGCTGGACTTCTCCGAGGCCGACATCGCCGTCCTCGCCGGTGACGGCGATCCGCCCGGCGGCCTGTTCAGCGCCCGGCTGCTCGTGCCCGGCCCGGTGGTCGGCGGGCGCCGGCTCGACCGGTTCGAGGGGCGCTGGACGGTCGGGCGGGGGCTGGTGGCGACCGCCGTGAGCGTGCCGCACACCTGAGCCCCCGCGCGCGGGCGGCGTCAGGGCTCGGCCGGGCACCAGGTGCGCAGCAGATGGAAGAACTCCTCCTCGTGGCCCGTCAGCCCCGCGTCGGCCAGCGCCTGTTCGGCCTCGGCGAGGACGGCGGGCGGCACGACGGGTGGCCGGCCCGGTCCTGGGGCACCGTCGAACGCGGCTCGCACGGTGTGCAGGAGCCGCAGGTAGGCCTGGACGGCGGTGCGCTCGCGGTCGGTCAGTACGGCGGTGGGCATCGGTCGGCTCTCCCCGGGTCGGTGTCGTCGCGCCCCGCACGGCGGGGCGCCACCCACCAGCTTGCCGTCCACCACTGACAACGGGTCCGCACCGGCCGTCCGTTCGCCCCGTCGCCGCAGGTCAGGGGGTCACTTCTGCGGGCCCAGGTAGCCGAGCGAGGCCTCGATACGGCCCGCGAGATGGTCGCGCCGGCCCCGCGCCGAGG encodes:
- a CDS encoding alpha-mannosidase gives rise to the protein MHDERRRIEERVERVHTQRVKPAIYAATVPFEVEAWQAPGEPVPFEEAAAAPYTPFATGTPWGPPWGTTWFRMRGQVPAEWAGRRVEAVIDLGFVGDWPGNQAEGLVHLADGRPLKAVNPLNQYVPVGNPVAGGEDVHYLVEAASNPDILADGFAHPTPLGDVLTAGDRPLYTFRRADLAVLDEEVWHLDLDLAVLRELMVHLGEHEPRRHEILHALDRAMDTLDLDDVSGSAPAVREVLAPVLAKPAHASAHTISGVGHAHIDSAWLWPIRETKRKTSRTFSNVTSLADEYEEFVFACSQAQQYEWVRDHYPHVWARIQESVKKGQWAPVGGMWVEADGNLPGGEALARQLIHGKRFFIEHFGVETKGVWLPDSFGYTAAYPQLAKLAGNEWFLTQKISWNQTNKFPHHTFWWEGIDGTRIFTHFPPVDTYNACFSGEEMDRAVRNYQEKGGGTRSLAPFGWGDGGGGPTREIMERARRLADLEGSPKVVVEHPDAFFAKARAEYEDAPVWNGELYLELHRATYTSQARTKQGNRRSEHLLREAELWATTAALHAPGYTYPYERLDRLWKTVLLHQFHDILPGSSIAWVHREAEAEYARVARELEELTAEAVAALGGGGARVFNTSPFDRTEVVRTPDGTPAYVTVPANGSAPLAATEPEAPVTVSGRVLDNGLVRVEVAEDGTMASVFDLRANREVLAGAGNLLRLHTDLPNYWDAWDIDKHYRNRYRELRDTESVTVVEDGPLVAAIRVTRAFGQGSTITQTITLRAGSPRIDFATEIDWHEAEKILKAGFPVDIRAPHSSAEIQFGHVQRPTHTNTTWEAARFEVSGHRWVHLAEPGYGVAVVNDSTYGHDVTRTVREDGGTTTRVGLSLVRAPRVPDPEADQGTHRLTYALLPGASIEDAVAEGYALNLPLRVADAAGAPAPVVSVDGDGVTVEAVKLADDRSGDVVVRLYESRGGRARAVLRTGFPLAGAEITDLLERPLEPVAVDGGVPVSLRPFQVLTLRLRRAAGS
- a CDS encoding DeoR/GlpR family DNA-binding transcription regulator, which translates into the protein MLAERRHQLILRALRSGGPAAVTDLSEQLGVSPATIRRDLVKLEEDGLLTRVHGGAVADEGDQPFAEVAGVRVPEKDAIAAYAAALVEDGQSVLLDIGTTAFRLARQLHGRRLTVITSNLVVYEELADDEGIELVLLGGMVRREYRSLVGFLTEDNLRQLHADWVFLGTSGVRPGGQVMDTTVVEVPVKRAMIKAGAKVVLLADAAKFPGHGMAKVCGPEDLDVVVTNAPVDTATRTSFEEAGVEVVVAGKVQT
- a CDS encoding metallophosphoesterase family protein, whose product is MTSTAARTGRLLAVSDLHIGYDENRALVEAMRPGSDDDWLLVAGDVAETVADVTWALKTLAGRFRQVVWVPGNHELWTHPKDSVTLRGAARYDHLVEVCRDLGVLTPEDPYPVWDGPGGPVAVAPLFLLYDYSFLPAGCATKEEGLTYAHGTGVVCTDEYLLHPDPYPTRDAWCAARVAATERRLAALPEDLPTVLVNHWPLHRHPTDVLWYPEFAMWCGTALTDDWHRRFRVEAMVYGHLHIPRTTWHEGVRFEEVSVGYPREWRRRPEPPGRLRNVLPHDTTKDTAR
- a CDS encoding 4'-phosphopantetheinyl transferase family protein, with the protein product MIEDLLPPATVSVEAYGDEEHPPLFPEEEAVVARAVPKRRREFAAVRGCARRAMEKLGVPPRAVLPGERGAPGWPPGLIGSMTHCDGYAAAALARAGDLASLGIDAETHEPLPDGVLDAVALPAEAERLRLLAATHPSVHWDRLLFSAKESVYKAWFPLTGKWLDFSEADIAVLAGDGDPPGGLFSARLLVPGPVVGGRRLDRFEGRWTVGRGLVATAVSVPHT
- a CDS encoding 6-phospho-beta-glucosidase; the encoded protein is MRLTILGGGGFRVPLVYGALLTDHAEGRVTRVVLHDLDAGRLDAVTRVLAEQAAGVPDAPEVTATTDLDEALRGADFVFSAIRVGGLQGRADDERVALAEGVLGQETVGAGGIAYGLRTVPVAEDIARRVARLAPDAWVINFTNPAGLVTEAMSRHLGDRVIGICDSPVGLGRRIARVLGVNNPAEAWIDYVGLNHLGWVRGLRVAGRDELPRLLADPELLGSFEEGKLFGTDWLRSLGAIPNEYLHYYYFNREAVRAYQEAERTRGAFLRDQQAGFYDRLRDPDAPALEIWDRTRAEREATYMSENRETAGAGERDADDLSGGYEKVALALMRAIARDERTTLILNVRNRHTLSVLDTDAVIEVPCLVDANGAHPVAVAPLPDHATGLVCSVKAVEREVLAAAESGSRTTAVKAFALHPLVDSVGVARRLVEGYTSVHPGLAYLT
- a CDS encoding ATP-grasp domain-containing protein, with the translated sequence MVSRVRVWLNRTYAENVFFMDQLRRNPSDRAVEIHATHGDADSPVLAAADTAELEPEGLSPAGYVEYALAQCRRRGIDVFVPRLHQAAIVAHRAEFEAAGTALLAPPPEAVAVFQDKVIAYEAVQAIGVPVPPWFRVRDADELLAAVEELEAGGHRACFKPASGAGGVGFRMITRSPFSLTHLSGFPSPYVQLDLVLDALRRTEEPVDWLVMPRLEQPEVSVDCLTGPDNRVRLAIGRVKNGRRRGFTLQEQWLEPARLVAEGFGLHHLSNIQFRMFGDTPVLMDVNTRPAGGLHQLSLCGVNVPWLAVRLALGEDPGVVTPPFLGQDYTVVAGPRPLRPVSIPQQRNEPETPLLPAVPAPAQSGSVGTGAALPL
- a CDS encoding carbohydrate binding domain-containing protein — translated: MRNRPLARLRRRFLALVGTAALAVAGAVALPGTAHAANVLANPGFESGGLSPWSCTGNLGSVVSSPVHGGSKALSGAASASDNARCSQSVAVQPNTTYSLSGWVRGSYVYLGVDGGASTWTSSPSAYAKLSLTFTTGASQTSATVYLHGWYGQGTYQADDISLDGPGGGGSDGQAPSAPGNLRSTGKSSTSVSLAWNASTDNVGVTGYDVFRGSTQVLSVSGTSATVGGLSPSTAYTFTVKARDAAGNVSAASNSVSVTTDSGGGGGTGFKQAAPYLYLGWGDPPSATSVMSATGIKWYTLAFILSSGGCNPSWDGQRALTGGNDQSVINSIRAAGGDVVPSIGGWSGNKLGPNCSTAEALAGAYQKVIDAYGLKAIDVDIENTDEFENATVQDRILNALKIVKANNPGLRTIITFGTSTTGPTYWGNRLIEQAKALNAGIDVFTIMPFDFGGGADMYGSTVSAAEGLKTKLRSTFGWDDATAYAHLGISGMNGLSDQQELTSPGTWTQIRDWANSRHIARLAFWSVNRDRPCAGGGVTSNCSGISQNTWQFTSITAGFTG